One region of Ptiloglossa arizonensis isolate GNS036 chromosome 8, iyPtiAriz1_principal, whole genome shotgun sequence genomic DNA includes:
- the LOC143150745 gene encoding uncharacterized protein LOC143150745 isoform X3 codes for MSLQDSLFSEEVEHDVTLFSRNKERKRDPKLNGVQCKSNTKVTDSLPEMGVEGRRSPSASPERIRVQRQIKSVPAVEIYRPPAARRAKNELQISTDQVQIQSITDSSSTTKTTRQKRPDRAVYVPRHRRSLETEGSPQPVESTRTSRTIKDNLTSSSVSHGQSKSNSKLKEADCDVQMSAECVKKRSITCSDKCQNNLEHEISQHLQTNLKDTVSSSSTDVPVMETSNQEKAEQLDNVNEDVPNEPDSSTAPDVKCKRTNAFQSQTVNEEEMSTNSSENKNSLDSVETYVHSEVNVNEEIERSDNYKDNVVIISTSNNNKKNEGLLNKDEITNKKNTQMIHCNMVSDVLIISDVVQKEPQSVKEITPVPILPPEKKVKKVVRQKSKPAPPPSPPIKKINRDECDWDSLFDDNGDCLDPTLIEELSSAVGDVVIEQPKSDYKSYTKHIEVSSDEFAHVVEIYNFPSEFKTSDLAAAFSSFKNGGFELKWVDDTHCLGVFSSPLVAAEVLASDHPFVKTRPLSEATTLSKTKARRSAEFLQPYRSRPETCAALARRLVTGALGVKLATARQEREHEKNILREAKEKRRLANKQREDVWEGIIPEK; via the exons GGATCCCAAATTGAATGGTGTGCAGTGTAAATCGAACACGAAAGTCACTGATTCGTTGCCTGAGATGGGCGTTGAAGGACGACGATCGCCCTCCGCTTCGCCAGAACGTATACGAGTTCAAAGACAAA TAAAGTCAGTACCAGCGGTTGAGATTTATAGACCACCAGCAGCTAGGAGAGCCAAAAATGAACTTCAAATAAGTACGGACCAAGTTCAAATACAATCAATTACAGATTCATCTTCTACTACAAA GACTACCCGTCAGAAAAGGCCAGATCGTGCAGTTTATGTTCCAAGGCATCGTAGAAGTTTGGAAACTGAAGGAAGTCCTCAACCTGTGGAATCTACTCGTACAAGTCGTACAATTAAAGACAATTTGACTTCATCCTCAGTTTCTCATGGGCAGTCAAAGTCAAACTCAAAACTTAAAGAAGCAGACTGTGATGTTCAGATGAGTGCAGAATGTGTAAAAAAGAGATCGATTACATGCTCTGATAAATGTCAGAATAATTTAGAACATGAAATCAGTCAGCATCTTCAAACAAACTTGAAAGATACAGTTTCTTCAAGTTCTACGGACGTACCTGTTATGGAAACTTCTAATCAAGAAAAAGCTGAGCAGTTAGACAATGTAAACGAGGATGTGCCAAACGAACCTGATAGTTCTACTGCTCCtgatgtaaaatgtaaaagaacAAATGCATTTCAGTCACAGACTGTTAACGAGGAAGAAATGTCTACTAATTCTAGTGAAAATAAGAATAGTTTAGATTCAGTTGAAACTTATGTACATAGTGAAGTTAATGTTAATGAAGAAATAGAGAGGTCTGATAATTATAAGGATAATGTTGTTATCATTTCAACgtcaaataataacaaaaaaaatgagGGACTGTTAAATAAAGatgaaataacgaataaaaagaataccCAAATGATACATTGTAATATGGTATCCGacgttttaattatttcggATGTTGTACAGAAAGAACCACAATCTGTTAAGGAAATCACTCCTGTGCCTATATTACCGCCAGAGAAGAAAGTGAAAAAAGTTGTAAGGCAAAAAAGCAAACCAGCACCTCCACCTTCTCCAcccattaaaaaaataaatagggACGAATGTGACTGGGATAGTTTATTTGATGACAACGGTGATTGCTTAGATCCAACTCTTATAGAGGAG TTATCTTCCGCGGTGGGTGATGTTGTAATAGAACAACCGAAAAGCGATTACAAATCGTACACCAAACACATCGAAGTATCCAGCGACGAATTTGCTCATGTTGTTGAAATATACAATTTCCCTTCAGAATTTAAGACCAGCGATTTAGCAGCTGCTTTCAGTTCTTTCAAGAATGGTGGTTTCGAATTAAAGTGGGTAGACGATACACATTGTCTCGGAGTTTTCAGTAGTCCTCTTGTTG CTGCCGAGGTACTGGCATCGGATCATCCATTTGTAAAGACAAGGCCATTAAGCGAGGCTACAACCTTGAGTAAGACGAAAGCAAGAAGAAGCGCGGAATTTTTACAGCCTTATAGAAGTCGTCCAGAAACTTGCGCGGCATTAGCCAGACGATTGGTTACGGGTGCTTTGGGCGTAAAATTAGCCACTGCTAGACAAGAACGTGAACACGAAAAAAATATACTGCGCGAAGCTAAAG aaaAACGTCGGTTAGCTAATAAACAACGAGAAGATGTGTGGGAAGGCATCATTCCTGAAAAGTAG
- the Srp72 gene encoding signal recognition particle 72 — MATKESNLPALYAELNKLGQNGEYERALKTANRILGISHDEEAAFHCKVICCIQLSKYDDALQFINKNPKLATNLYFEKAYCLYRLNQVPEALKVVENVSNPSLKFKELKAQILYRLEKYEDCFSVYRDIIKNSHDEYEDERETNLAAVVVNLAIEDSSLEVPMLREDTYELTYNAACRLIAQGSKGDKTVLLEAEKKLKTAEKMCKEGLEEDGVAEEEIEDELGIIRVQLGYCLQLQGREKEAQTLYTSALKAKPGDIALVAVASNNLVCLNRDQNVFDSKKRMKSATHDSLEHKLTSKQRRNIAYNQCLLALYTDQAEQCQSLCNKLAKDHPALAADAMFIKAMQLGKEGKAKEAAKLLTQHAVGEKELPMKLVCVQLLLSQDERQEAIDILENLNERDRSLPGVVSALVTLHMADNNREKASVALKNAVNYYKKNKETTANLGELWRQAADFYLRGGEIKVAADILQEMVDASPSDTKTLAQLVVAYVQFCPEKAQLLSKRLPPLHDLSETTDVDALESSNWVIGTKVIKKKIEPSPGKPSVDVTQKKRKKRKRKGKLPKNCDPNILPDPERWLPKHERSGFRKKRDRRNRDAAMKGTQGAAAGASDLYDITKMPTNTKPSPNPRHSPAVETSGPRQQQRKVQQKKKKKGGKW; from the exons ATGGCGACAAAGGAAAGCAATCTTCCTGCCCTTTATGCAGAGTTAAATAAATTAgggcaaaatggagaatacgaaAGAGCTTTAAAAACTGCAAATAGAA TTTTAGGCATTTCTCATGATGAGGAAGCTGCTTTCCATTGTAAAGTTATTTGCTGCATACAATTATCTAAGTACGACGATGCACTCCAGTTCATTAATAAGAACCCAAAACTAGCAAC TAACTTATACTTTGAAAAAGCATATTGCTTATATCGACTGAATCAAGTGCCCGAAGCATTGAAGGttgtagaaaatgtttcaaatccTTCATTGAAATTCAAGGAACTCAAAGCACAAATATTGTATCGACTTGAAAAGTATGAAGACTGTTTCTCTGTGTATAGAGACATTATAAAAAATTCCCACGACGAGTATGAAGATGAAAGGGAAACAAATCTTGCGGCAGTGGTTGTGAACTTAGCAATTGAGGATTCT AGTTTAGAAGTTCCTATGCTACGTGAAGATACCTACGAATTGACATATAATGCAGCTTGTCGTTTAATTGCTCAAGGCAGCAAAGGAGACAAAACTGTTTTATTAGAAGCAGAAAAAAAGCTTAAAACAGCGGAAAAAATGTGCAAGGAAGGTTTGGAGGAAGATGGAGTTGCCGAAGAAGAAATAGAAGATGAATTAGGAATTATTAGAGTTCAGCTTGGATATTGTCTTCAGCTTCAAGGTCGTGAAAAAGAAGCTCAAACATTATACACTTCTGCCTTGAAAGCGAAACCAGGTGACATAGCTTTAGTAGCAGTTGCAAGCAATAATCTTGTGTGCCTCAATAGGGATCAAAATGTGTTCGATagtaaaaaaagaatgaaaagtgCTACTCACGATAGTTTAGAACACAAACTAACTTCTAAGCAAAGGAGAAACATTGCGTACAATCAGTGTTTATTGGCTTTGTATACTGATCAG gcGGAACAATGTCAGTCACTTTGCAATAAACTTGCAAAGGATCATCCTGCGTTAGCTGCAGATGCAATGTTTATTAAAGCAATGCAACTTGGTAAAGAAGGTAAAGCAAAGGAAGCTGCAAAATTGTTAACGCAACATGCAGTTGGAGAAAAAGAACTACCAATGAAACTCGTTTGTGTACAACTTCTATTAAGCCAGGATGAGCGACAAGAGGCGATTgatattcttgaaaatttgaacgaaagagATAGATCGTTACCTGGTGTGGTCAGCGCGCTTGTAACTCTTCATATGGCTGACAATAATCGTGAAAAGGCGTCGGTTGCTCTTAAAAATGCTGTCAAttattataagaaaaataaa gaAACCACTGCTAATTTGGGAGAATTGTGGCGGCAGGCCGCCGATTTCTATCTCCGCGGAGGAGAAATTAAAGTAGCAGCAGACATTttacaagaaatggtggatGCTTCACCTTCGGATACCAAAACATTGGCACAATTAGTAGTAGCCTATGTACAATTTTGTCCAGAAAAGGCGCAACTTCTATCAAAACGTTTACCACCCCTTCATGATCTTTCTGAAACAACTGACGTTGACGCTTTAGAGAGTAGTAATTGGGTTATCGGTACAAAAGTGATTAAGAAAAAGATAGAACCATCTCCCGG CAAACCTAGTGTTGATGTAACGCAAAAGAAACGCAAGAAACGTAAACGGAAAGGAAAATTGCCCAAGAATTGCGATCCAAATATTCTACCTGATCCTGAACGATGGCTACCTAAACACGAACGTAGTGGATTTAGGAAGAAACGTGATAGAAGAAACCGAGATGCTGCAATGAAAGGTACTCAAGGTGCTGCTGCGGGAGCTAGTGATCTCTA tgATATCACAAAAATGCCCACGAATACTAAACCTTCTCCCAATCCACGACATAGTCCGGCAGTAGAAACTTCAGGACCACGACAACAACAACGCAAAGtgcaacaaaaaaagaaaaagaagggagGAAAGTGGTAA